CAGGTGGCCGAGGATGCGGTCATCGCGGCCTTCGTCACCAGTTACCGGCGAGACCCACGGCTGCACTCGTATCAGCATGCCGTGTCGTATCTGCGTACCGCCGTCGTCAACAAGGCCAGGGGGCGGCAGTCAGCACAGCGCGACACAACCGTCCCCCAGACCCCCGAGGAGTTGGCGTACTGGTGTCTGCGCGGGCTGCCGGCCCGACAACGCGAGGTGTTGATTCTCAAACTGGCGACGGCAGATCTGTCGGACGACGAGATCGCCGAGACCTTGGGCATGAGTGTCAACGGTGTGCGCAACAATGAGGCGAAGGGGTTGACCACCATTGGTGAGACCCTGCGTCCTGGCACCCACACGAACCCCGGCCATGCCGATCCTCGGGTCGAGGCGGTCGTGCGTTCGGGGCTGGAAACCATCATGGAGTCGATTCATCCGACTTCCCGCTACGACGCCATCACCTCTCAGATCTCTCGGAAACCGGGTCGTGGCCGTCCGGCCAACTGGATGGTCGTCCTGGCCTGTCTGGTAGCACTGGGACTGGGCATCATGTTGCCCGTGTTGAGTTCGGACAGTATCTCGGCAACCAGTGACGAGGACGTGCAACCGGCGGTCGAGACCCCGCAGGCCAGCAATCAGTCCCTGTCGACCGTTCAAACCGGGCTGAATGTGTTCTACCTGGGCCGTGACGATGGGCTCATCCACCGTGAGCTGCGTGACCTGCCGACCCTCGGTGACCGATTGGGGACAGCCGTTGGAGCAGTTCTCAACGTCGCGCCCCTCGATCCGAATTACACCTCCGGCTGGGCGGCTGGCCAGGTGAACCGGGCATCGGTGGAGGGCAAACGCATCACCCTCGACTTGTCGGCATCCGCTTTCAGCCAGTTCAAGAATGGCGAGCAGGTGCAACGGGCGATCCAGCAGCTCGTCGTCACCGCGACGGCGGCGGTGGGTGACCGAACCGGTGACAAGTCGGTGCGCATCCTCGTCGACGGTTCGCCCAATCTGCCGATCATCGGCAAACCTGTCACGGATTTCGTCGACGAGGGTCTTGCCCAGTGCGCGCGGGTGTGGGTCGATACGCCGCAGGCCGGTGCCACGGTGTCTTCCGGCAAGATCACCATCAGTGGCCTGGCTCAACCGACGGTTTCTATCATGACGTACGAAGTAAAATCCCCGCGTGGCAAGCAGATGGTCAGTAGCGGACAGGTCAATATCTCCGCCACCAACGGTGACAAGTGGCGCCCGTGGAACGCCACCGTCACCATGCCCAAGGGCGAATATGACGTGGTGATCCGGGAGGGGAACCGGATTGCTGACGAGAAGGTTGTGACGGCGAAGTAGTCGTCGGCCACGTGGCCGTCAAACCTTGAGGTACTTCTCTGCCTCGTTCATCACCAGACGCGGTGGCAGGTGCGGAGCCAGCCGTGCGACGGTGCGGTTGATGAATCCGTCGATGGCGTAAGGACGATGATGGGCCAGGGCGTCGAAGGCAGTGCGCACCACGTCGTCGGGCTGACGACGCATTCCAGCTCCCATCTTCGGCACACCGGCGACGTCGAAGAATCCGGTCTCTGTCGGGCCCGGGCAGATCGCCGTGACACGCACCCCGGTGCCGTTCGTCTCGGACCACAGCGCCCTCGTGAAGGACAGCACGAAGGACTTGGACGCGCCATAGGTGGCGAACTGGGGGATGGGTTGGAAGGCGGCTGTGGAGGCGACATTGATGATCGACCCCTGCTTGGCCGCAATCATGCCCGGTAGTAGCAGCCCACACAGGTGGACGACAGCCTCACAGTTGACCTGTACCTGAGAGGTCTGATGCACCGGATCGGTCTCGGCCACCCGGCCGACGGCACCGAACCCAGCATTGTTGATGAGGGTGTCGATGACGATGCCGCGGGCAGCGATGTCCTCCACCAAGGCCAACCGCTCGGATGCCGAGGCGATGTCGCATGGGTGGACGATGGTGCGGATCCCAAACCGGGTGGTGAGGGTGGCGGCAAGCTCGTCGAGGACGTCTTGACGGCGTCCCGTCAGGACGAGGTTGACCCCGCAGCTGGCCAGGTGACGGCTGAAAGCCTGTCCCAGACCGCCACTGGCCCCGCTCACCAGTGCCCATGGGCGTTCGTCGCGAGTCGCATCCTTGTCTGTCATGTCCCAAGTGTTCCACGCACATCCCAACGCTCCACGACGAACGCATGAAACGCTGGCGAGACGGTGCTCACGGGTGCAGGTGGGCCATGAATGGCATGACCGGGGCGAGGAGACCGGTGCTCATCCAGAACATGCCGAAAGCCATGGCGAAATCAGCCAGACCCGAGAGACGAATGGCCCGTGGCTCGGTGGCCACCACGTGACAGGTCGGGACCTTGCGGGGGTTCTCCGCCTTGCCGGTGATGGCTCGGAGCAGGCCAGCGATGGCCAGGGCCAGCAGAGCGACGACGAGGGGGATCCCGACGACGGCGAAGTTATGCATCGCGGCGTTCATGGCTGTCTGCGCTGGGTGGCCCATGTGGGCATGGTCCATGCCGTGATCCATGTCGGTGTGGTTCATGGTCCCCATGCCAGTGTGGTTGGAAGCCGTCATGGACATGGTGCGCATGGCGGCGAGGTGCCAGACCATCGCGGCGAACATGGCAGCGTGACCCCACGACGACCACGAGGACCGCCAGGCGGCCATGAACACCATCCATGCCGTGCAGATGGCGAAGATGATGATCGGGGTCGTTGGTCCGCCAATGGCCACAACGAGGGGTTGCCACCATGACATGGGCACCATGAGGATCATGGTCGCCGCCATGACGACGTGGACCCAGGTGGAGATCTTCGTGACGACGGTCGGTGCCTTGACGGCGTCGCGCACGGACCACACGAGTGACCATGAAAAGAGGATGAGAAGCCCGACGAAGGTGACGGGGGCCGAGGTCAGGGTGAACATTCCGCTCCTGGGTTAGGATCCAGCCCTGCGCCGAATCACGCGATTCGTAAGGCTACCCTCTGCGACGTCGCCAGCGGGGTGGCGCGATGGGTCACTGCTCAGGATGGCACACTGGGGGCATGGAGCACTACGACATCGTTGTCATCGGTTCGGGCTCGGGAAACACAATTCTGGATGAGGAATTTGCCGAGCGACGCGCCGCCATCATCGACTCGGGCATCTTCGGAGGCACCTGCCTCAACGTTGGCTGCATACCGACAAAGATGTTTGTGCTCCCGGCTGATCTTGCGACCTCACCGTCGGAGGCTGCCAAGCTGGGGGTCAATCTGCAGTTCCGTGGGGCATCCTTTCCCTCCATCCGTGACCGAATCTTCGGACGCATCGATCCCATTTCGCGCGGTGGGCTCGAATACCGTCAGGGTTTGGACAACATTGACGTCTACACCGACGAGGCGAGGTTCGTCGATCCTCACACCCTCGAGGTCGGGGGCACTCGTATTACGGCTGACCAGATCGTCCTGGCAGCCGGATCGCGGCCCCGAGTCCCCGACATTCTCGGCCTCGACGACCCGAGCCTGGCGGGATCGATTCACACCTCCGACACCATCATGCGGTTGGAGGAGTTGCCCCAGCGCCTGGTGATCCTCGGTGGTGGATTCATTGCTGCTGAGTTCGCCCACATCTTCTCCGCGCTGGGGTCCAGCGTCACGGTCATCAACCGGTCCGGGCGGATGCTGCGGCATGAGGACCGGGAGATTTCTCGGCGGTTCACCGAACAGATTGGCCACTGTGTGAGGCTGCGGATGTCTGAGGATGTACTGGGTATCGATCGTGATCCGGGCGGTCACCTCGTGGTCCTGACGGTCGACGGTGACGGGGTCGACTACGACTATCCCGCTGATGTCGTCCTCAATGCCATGGGTCGGGTGCCCAATGGTGATCGTCTCAACCTGACCGCTGCCGGGGTCGACGTCGACGAGGACGGATTCGTTGTCGTCGATGAGCACCAGCGGACCAGCGTCGAGCACATCTGGGCCCTTGGCGACGTCTGCTCTCACTGGGAGCTCAAGCATGTGGCCAACCATGAGGCCCGGGTGGTGCGTCACAACCTGCTACACCCTGACGACCTGGCCAGTTCTGATCACCGGTTCGTGCCTCATGCGGTGTTCTCGAATCCTCAGGTCGCCTCGGTGGGTGCGACCGAGCAAGAATTGTTGCAGTCCGACACCCCCTACGCCGCATACCTTCAGGAGTACGCGGGCGTCGCCTACGGCTGGGCGATGGAGGACGAGGGGCACTGCGTCAAACTGCTGGGAGACCCACGGACGAGGACGCTGCTGGGCGCCCACATCATCGGGCCGCAGGCATCGACGCTCATCCAGACCTGCATTCAGGGGATGAGCGCCGGCCAGACGGTCGGTGAGATGGCACGGGGACAGTACTGGATACACCCCGCCCTGCCCGAGGTCGTGGAAAACGCCCTCCTCGGCCTCGACAAGAAGTTTGACGACGCCGAGTGATTCCCGAGCCGAACGGTAGCGGCGAGTCCTGGCCTACCCCGGGGTTCTGACGACGATGACGCGGTCGCCCGTGCCCGTCACATCGGCATCTTGCCCATGACGATCCGGTCGTCGAACCACTGCCAGATCTGAGCGGTCTCGGTGAACCCGGCTGCACGCATCGACGCGAGATGGAACTCGGTGTTGACCTTCGGCGTGACGGCCTTGTCAGACCAGCGTCGTCGGTATTCCTCGGCCTCCGCATCCCATCCCGGCATGGCCAGGGCCGCGTCCCACCACTCCTGCCAGGACATCGCCCCGTCGTTTCGCATCTGCGCTGCGACGCGATCCCGTTCCGCTGGTGCCAATTCGGCCAAGAACGGCTCAGTGGCCTTGTCGAAGAACAGGTGGTCGGCATTGAGCAGGATCCCGCCGGGAGCCAGCACGGAGGCAATCTCTCTGTGCACTCTGGTCAGTTCATCGGGTGTGAACCAGTGCAGGGCCGTCGCGCTGATGGCGGCGTCGAAGGGGTCCTCGGCCCACCGGGCCGCCCATCCGGGCTCCCGCAGGTCAACATCGACGATCTCAACCCGGTCTGGGTGCGGCGTCGTCTCCCGGAACAACCGCATGAGCACGGGGTCGCGATCAACTCCGACGCACCTGGCGTCCCCAAATCGCTGCGTGACTGCGTTGGACAAGGATCCTGGGCCACAGCACACGTCGAGGACGCGCAACGGATGATCGAGTTTCGTGGCCAATCCGGCCAGGACGTCCATCATGCAGCGGGTACGAGCCTCGCGGAACTCAACGTAGACCCTCTGCTGGGCGTCCCAGGCCTGGAGAAGCTGGTGGGGTGTCAGTGAGGTCACTTTTTCTCCACGAGCTCGTGCAGCTTCTTGGCACCTGTGATGGACGAGGGGGACGGCGGGTCAGTCAGAGAGAACGGCAGCACGACAACACGGCCATTCTTGACGGCGTCGAGCTCCTTGGCACCCTTGAATCCCAGGAAGGTTGGCTCGACCTTCGAGGCATCTCCGTCACCAGCGAGCAGCACGATCCACTTCGGGTTCTTGTGCAACACGTCCTCCATGGAGGCGTCGAAAACCCGCGTGGAATTGTCACTGTAGAGGTTCTTCAAGCCGTTCGCTTCCAGGATGGGCTGCACCATGCTGGACGAACCGTAGGTGTAGAACTCGGTGCTACCCGGTGTGATGTAGAGGGCGGCCGCACCGTCCTTGGCTCCCGACCCGGCCTGGGACTCGATCTTCTTGATGTCGCCGTCGAGGTTCTTGTTGACCTCCTTGGCCTTGTCCGAGACGTTGAAGATGTTCGCGATTTTCGTCACCTCCTGGGTCACCAGGGAGAAGGTGGCCGGCGATGCGGGGGCCTTGTCAGTGCACAAGGCGTCAGGGCTGTACATCTTGACGCCGGCCTTGCGCAGAGCTGCCCTGTCGACACCGGTGTCATAGCCAATGACCAGATCCGCGCGCTGGTCGAGGATCGTCTCAGTGGACACCTTGGCGCCGCCGGTGTCGAGCTCCTGGGAAGCGATCTGCGGAATGGCCTTGATCTTGGCCAAGGAGTCGGCGTCGAAGGCACTATCCTTGATCTGTCCAGCGCGACCAATGACGTGGTCAAGCACGCCGAGGGCTGCCATAGTCGAGGCGTCGGTGTCTCCCAACATGATGACCCGCTTGGGGACGTCGGTGAAGGTCAGTTTCTCGTTGCAGCTCATGACTGTCCTGGCCGGTGCGGAGGAGGACGAGGCCGACGGAGAGGGTTTCTGGGTCGAGGACCCAGCGCAGGCGCTCATGGACAGGCCGCACAGTCCTACAAGGGTTGCCGCTAGTGCGCGAGTTGCGCGGCGGGTTCGAAGCGTGGACATGGTGTTCTCCTTCATCGTGGTGGATTGAACAAAAGATGGATGTGGCCGTTGTGGGAAATGCGGTCCACGTCAACCCGGTATATCCGTGACAGCAGATCGGGTTGGAGGACCTCCTCGCAAGGGCCTGACGCGACGAGGCGGCCTTCATCGAGCAAGATCAACTGGTCGCAGGCCCGAGCAGCCAGATTGAGGTCATGGAGCACGATGACGGTGGTGGCGTCAATGGTTTTGACCAAGTCGAGTAGGGCGAATTGATGGCCGATGTCGAGGTGATTGGTGGGCTCGTCAAGGAGCAGATGTCCGGCCTGTTGGGCGATGGCTCGGGCAACGAGAACCCGCTGGCGTTCTCCTCCTGACAACTGGGTGACGAGTCGCTCGGCAAGGTTCGTCAAGTCGGTTCTGGTCAGGGCATCCTCGACGATCTCGCGATCGGCTGCGTCCCCATAACCCATGAGGGATCTGTGGGGGAGTCGTCCCAGGGCGACGGTGTCTCGTACGGTCAGTGGCAGGGCTTGATCGGGGATCTGCGAGACGACGGCGATCTCGCGGGCGATCTCGCGGCGGCTCATGGCTGACAGGTCATGGTCGCTGACGGTGACGTGCCCAGAGGCAATCGTGACGTTGTGGTACAGGGCAGACAACAAGGTCGACTTTCCTGCGCCATTGGGGCCGACGACCCCGATCGTCACGCCTTGGTCCGCGGAAAGATCGACGCCATCGAGGACAACCCGTTGTCCACGGCGAATGACCAGGTCAGATGCGGTGATCATGCCAGGGCCTCCCGTCTGACCAACACGAGGAGGAACGGCGCACCGAGCAGGCCCGTGATGACTCCGATGGGCAGCTCGGCGGGGCTGAACACGGTGCGCGAGAAGGTGTCAGCCCACACCAGGAAGACCGCCCCAGCCATCGCTGAGGAGGCCACCAGGTGGCGGTGGCCGTGCCCGATGAAGGACCGCATGAGGTGGGGGATGACCAGCCCGACGAAGCCAATACCTCCGCTGATCGCCACCGCGACGGCCACCCCGGCCGATACGGGGATCAGAAGCAGGATACGGGTCACCGCGGGGTCGATTCCCACGGCGGTGGCAGTGGAATCCCCGGACGCCAAGGCGTCAAGCCAGGGGGCGCAGGCCCACAGCAGCCCTGCGAGCACAACTGCCACGACGATCATCGTCCACCCTTGCGCCCAGCTGGCTCGAGACAGGTCGCCGAGGGTCCAGAACATCACGGCGCGGGCGGTCTCGGCCGAGTCGGAGGAGAAGATGATGAAGTTGGTGACGGCTTGGAAGATGAATCCCACTGCGAGGCCGGCGAGGACGAGGCGCAGGGTCGACGAGTTACGACCGCCTCCCATGAACAACACGATCGCGGTGGACAGGAGTGCTCCCACAAAAGCCATCCCGGCTACTGCGAATGAGGAGGTGACCCCGATGATGATGATCGCTGCGGCGGCTCCCGATGAGGCTCCCGCACTGACGCCCAGGACGTAGGGTTCCGCGAGGGGGTTACGAACCACGGCCTGCAGGGCGACTCCGGCGACACCGAGGGTGGCGCCGACTCCCAGCCCAGTGACGATGCGAGGCATCCGGTTCTGCCACACGATCGCGTCAGTAATGCCATCCCATGTCAGGTGAACCGGAATGCCGCAGTGATCGGCCAAGACTCCCAGGACCTGATCGATGGGTACCGGCGCGGCACCAAAGGCGATCGAGAGCACCGGGGTGAGCACGAGGAGAGCTACGAGCAGGGCAAAACGCGCCGGGGTATGGCGGTGAAGTCGAGCCAAGGACAAGCCGTTCTCGTCAGGGCCGAATCGCGCGGCCGTCGGGTAGATGCGGGCCGGGAGGTTTTCGGACTTGGCCTCGACCGAACGGGCGCCTTCCCGGTTTCCCAGTGGCTTGTCTGCCCGCCCGTCCGCCTTACCGCTGCGCGTCAGTCCCCGATTTGCACGAGGTTCCCTACGCCGGACGCGGTTAGCTTAGCATTGGCTGACGCGAGATATTCGGCTGACCTCACATTCTTACTTCGGCCGCCTTCAGCACCCTCATGAGAGCGATGTGGCAGCCTCGGCCCTTTCCTGAGCATCGTCAGCGGGGAGAAGACGACGAAGCCCCAGGGCGTCGTGCCTGGGGCTTCGAGATTGAAGGGCGGATCGACTCAGCCGAAACGACCGGAGATGTAATCCTCGGTGGCCTTCTCCTTGGGGTTGGAGAAGATCTTGTCGGTGCTGTCGATCTCGACCAAGCGGCCAGGCTCGCCCTGGGCCTTCAGGTTGAAGAAGGCGGTCTGGTCGGAGACACGAGCGGCCTGCTGCATGTTGTGGGTCACGATGACCACGGTGAAGCGCTCCTTGAGCTCACCGATGAGGTCCTCGATGGCCAGGGTCGAGATCGGGTCCAAGGCCGAGCAGGGCTCGTCCATGAGAATGACCTCGGGCTCGACGGCGATAGCGCGAGCAATGCACAAACGCTGCTGCTGGCCACCGGACAGGGAGGCACCGGAGCGTTCCAGACGATCCTTGACCTCATCCCACAGGTTCGCACCGCGCAGTGACTTCTCGCAGGCCTCGTCGAGCAGTTTGTTGTCGCGCACGCCATTGAGTTTCAGACCGGCCACGACGTTGTCACGAATCGACATCGCCGGGAACGGGTTTGCGCGCTGGAACACCATGCCGATGTTGCGTCGCACGGCCACCGGGTCAACTCCCTTGCCGTAAAGGTCGACGCCGTCGAGCTCCACCTTGCCGGTGCAGTAGGCGCCGGGGATGACCTCGTGCATACGGTTGAGGGTGCGCAGCACCGTCGACTTGCCACAGCCGGATGGGCCGATGAAGGCCGTCACGGTACGGGGCTCGACGGTCAGGTTCACCGACTCAACGGCGTGGAAGGAGCCGTAGTAGATGTTGAGGTCCTTGACCTCGATCCGCTTTGCCATATTCAGCTCTCTTTCGTGTCACTTGCCCATGCGACGCATGTAGCGGCGGGAGACGCCACGGGCAATGAGGTTGAGTCCCATGACAAGGATGATGAGGGTGATCGCAGCGCCCCAGACCATCGGGGTGTCCACGCCGCCCTGGATGTAGGCGTTCGTGATGACGGTCGGCAAGGTCGCGAAGTTCGGGGTCGACGGGTTGAAGGTCAACTCGGTGTTGAACTGCAACAACACGATCAGCGGTGCCGTCTCACCCATGACTCGGGCCAGGCCGAGCACGATACCGGTGAGAATGCCGGTCATCGAGGTAGGCAGGACGACCCTCACGATCGTCTTCCACTTGGAGACTCCCAGGGCGAAGGAGGCTTCGCGCAGTGAGTCTGGCACCAGCTTGAGCATCTCCTCGGTGGATCGCAGCACCGTCGGCACCATGAGGATCATGAGGGCCAAGGATGCGGCCCAGGCCGACTGGGTCCCGCCGAGAGTGGTGACGACCACGGCGAAGATGAACAGGGCGGCAACGATCGAGGGCACACCGGTCAACACGTCGACGGCAAAGCTGACGACTTTGGCGATTTTCGTGCCTCGCGCGTACTCGACCAAGAAGATGGCGGTCAGCAGAGCGATCGGCACGGAGATGATCGAGGTGATGAGACCGATCTCGATGGTTCCGACGATGGCGTGGATGGCTCCCTGCTCGACGAGTTCCCAGGACGGGTCCATCGAGTGGCTCCACCACGAGGCATGGAACAGTGACCCAATACCGCGTCGGATGGCCGCGAATAGCAGCCAGACCAGCGGGATGACGGCCAGCAAGGTGGCGACGATCATGAAGACCGAGGCGCAACCGCTCTTCGTGGTCCGTTTGCCGGACGGACGGGAGAGGTCCAGCTTGCCGGCCTCCGGAGCGTTCTCGGCGTGTGCAGGAATGTGTTCGGGGGTGGTGGCGCTCATCGCTTGACTCCCTTCGCCGCGATCATGCGGGCAGCCGCGTTGACCACGAAGGTAATGACGAACAGGGCCAGGGCCGACGCCACCAAGGCGCCCAGCGAGGTGGGATCGCTGATGGCCTCGGAGAAGTTACCGGCGATCTTCGAGGCGAAGGTCTCGCCGCCGACGAAGATCGACAGATTGAGCTTCTGTTTGAGAGCCATGGGGCTGATCGTCTGCAAGATCAGGGTGACGGCCAGTGTCTCGCCCAGAGCACGTCCCAGACCGAGCATGGCTCCCGAGATGATTCCGGAGCGGGAGTGGGGGAGCACCGCGAGCTTGATGACTTCCCAGCGCGTCGATCCCAGAGCCAGCGCAGCCTCAACCTGGTCGTGCGGGGTCTGAGCCATGACATCGCGGCTGACGGCGGTGATGATCGGCAGAATCATGATGGCCAGAACGAGGCTGGCGAGGTAGACCGTGCCGGTGGCGGAGGACCAGGACTCGTCCTCAGCGAAGATCGGGATCCAACCGAGCACCGAGATGATGGCGGTACGCAAGCCGTTGACGATGCTTGAGGATCCGAAGACGATACCGCCCCACAGACCGAAGACGATCGAGGGCACAGCGGCCAGCAGGTCGACGACGAACGCGACGGGGCTGGCGAGCTTCTTGGGTGCCAGTTGGGTGATGAAGAGGGCGATGCCCACGGAGAGAGGAACCGCGATGAGTAGGGCAAGCAGGGACGAGATGACCGTCGTCCACAGCAGGGCCTGAATACCGAAGGCCGGTGGATTCTGGTCGGTCGTCCAGGCGCGAGAGGTGAAGAAGTTGTCGGTGTTTGCCGACAGGGTCGGTGCCGCCGTCTTGATGAGGAAGATGAACATCAGGATGACGATGATGGCCAGCGCAATGGCGATGACCGACGAGGTGCCGGCGAAAATCCTGTCCCCGACTCTGGACACCGGCTTCATACGGGACGCGGCTGTTGGTTTCCGCTGCGCCGTCGATGTGGTTTCAGCCATGGGCTTCCTTCGTCGCGTTCATGGTTGTTGTCGTAGGTGGGGCGGGAGGACGTGTGCGTCCTCCCGCCCCAGAGTACCGGGATCAGATGACCCGGGCGAAGTTGATCAGGAGAGGGCCTGAGCAGAGGCCAGAACCTTGGAAGCGACGTCCGAAGGCAGCGGAGCGTAACCAGCGTCCTGGATCTTCTTCTGCTCCTGCTCGGAGGCGTAGAAGGAGAGGAAGTCCTTCAGGAGGGCAGTCTTACCGGCATCCTCGCCCTTCGAGCAAGCGATCTCGTAGGTCACGAGGACGGCGGGGTACACGCCAGCCGGGGTGTCCTTGTACTGCAGCTCGAGCTGCAGGTCGTTGCCCTGGCCCACAACCTTGGCGGCAGAGACAGCCTTACCAGCGGACTCACCGGTCAGCTTGACCGGA
The genomic region above belongs to Cutibacterium equinum and contains:
- a CDS encoding FecCD family ABC transporter permease; its protein translation is MARLHRHTPARFALLVALLVLTPVLSIAFGAAPVPIDQVLGVLADHCGIPVHLTWDGITDAIVWQNRMPRIVTGLGVGATLGVAGVALQAVVRNPLAEPYVLGVSAGASSGAAAAIIIIGVTSSFAVAGMAFVGALLSTAIVLFMGGGRNSSTLRLVLAGLAVGFIFQAVTNFIIFSSDSAETARAVMFWTLGDLSRASWAQGWTMIVVAVVLAGLLWACAPWLDALASGDSTATAVGIDPAVTRILLLIPVSAGVAVAVAISGGIGFVGLVIPHLMRSFIGHGHRHLVASSAMAGAVFLVWADTFSRTVFSPAELPIGVITGLLGAPFLLVLVRREALA
- the pstA gene encoding phosphate ABC transporter permease PstA, yielding MSATTPEHIPAHAENAPEAGKLDLSRPSGKRTTKSGCASVFMIVATLLAVIPLVWLLFAAIRRGIGSLFHASWWSHSMDPSWELVEQGAIHAIVGTIEIGLITSIISVPIALLTAIFLVEYARGTKIAKVVSFAVDVLTGVPSIVAALFIFAVVVTTLGGTQSAWAASLALMILMVPTVLRSTEEMLKLVPDSLREASFALGVSKWKTIVRVVLPTSMTGILTGIVLGLARVMGETAPLIVLLQFNTELTFNPSTPNFATLPTVITNAYIQGGVDTPMVWGAAITLIILVMGLNLIARGVSRRYMRRMGK
- a CDS encoding class I SAM-dependent methyltransferase, encoding MTSLTPHQLLQAWDAQQRVYVEFREARTRCMMDVLAGLATKLDHPLRVLDVCCGPGSLSNAVTQRFGDARCVGVDRDPVLMRLFRETTPHPDRVEIVDVDLREPGWAARWAEDPFDAAISATALHWFTPDELTRVHREIASVLAPGGILLNADHLFFDKATEPFLAELAPAERDRVAAQMRNDGAMSWQEWWDAALAMPGWDAEAEEYRRRWSDKAVTPKVNTEFHLASMRAAGFTETAQIWQWFDDRIVMGKMPM
- a CDS encoding Gmad2 immunoglobulin-like domain-containing protein: MKGSFSESRDDWLPQLYQDQWDAFVKLATLLLADQQVAEDAVIAAFVTSYRRDPRLHSYQHAVSYLRTAVVNKARGRQSAQRDTTVPQTPEELAYWCLRGLPARQREVLILKLATADLSDDEIAETLGMSVNGVRNNEAKGLTTIGETLRPGTHTNPGHADPRVEAVVRSGLETIMESIHPTSRYDAITSQISRKPGRGRPANWMVVLACLVALGLGIMLPVLSSDSISATSDEDVQPAVETPQASNQSLSTVQTGLNVFYLGRDDGLIHRELRDLPTLGDRLGTAVGAVLNVAPLDPNYTSGWAAGQVNRASVEGKRITLDLSASAFSQFKNGEQVQRAIQQLVVTATAAVGDRTGDKSVRILVDGSPNLPIIGKPVTDFVDEGLAQCARVWVDTPQAGATVSSGKITISGLAQPTVSIMTYEVKSPRGKQMVSSGQVNISATNGDKWRPWNATVTMPKGEYDVVIREGNRIADEKVVTAK
- a CDS encoding mycothione reductase, whose protein sequence is MEHYDIVVIGSGSGNTILDEEFAERRAAIIDSGIFGGTCLNVGCIPTKMFVLPADLATSPSEAAKLGVNLQFRGASFPSIRDRIFGRIDPISRGGLEYRQGLDNIDVYTDEARFVDPHTLEVGGTRITADQIVLAAGSRPRVPDILGLDDPSLAGSIHTSDTIMRLEELPQRLVILGGGFIAAEFAHIFSALGSSVTVINRSGRMLRHEDREISRRFTEQIGHCVRLRMSEDVLGIDRDPGGHLVVLTVDGDGVDYDYPADVVLNAMGRVPNGDRLNLTAAGVDVDEDGFVVVDEHQRTSVEHIWALGDVCSHWELKHVANHEARVVRHNLLHPDDLASSDHRFVPHAVFSNPQVASVGATEQELLQSDTPYAAYLQEYAGVAYGWAMEDEGHCVKLLGDPRTRTLLGAHIIGPQASTLIQTCIQGMSAGQTVGEMARGQYWIHPALPEVVENALLGLDKKFDDAE
- the pstC gene encoding phosphate ABC transporter permease subunit PstC, which translates into the protein MAETTSTAQRKPTAASRMKPVSRVGDRIFAGTSSVIAIALAIIVILMFIFLIKTAAPTLSANTDNFFTSRAWTTDQNPPAFGIQALLWTTVISSLLALLIAVPLSVGIALFITQLAPKKLASPVAFVVDLLAAVPSIVFGLWGGIVFGSSSIVNGLRTAIISVLGWIPIFAEDESWSSATGTVYLASLVLAIMILPIITAVSRDVMAQTPHDQVEAALALGSTRWEVIKLAVLPHSRSGIISGAMLGLGRALGETLAVTLILQTISPMALKQKLNLSIFVGGETFASKIAGNFSEAISDPTSLGALVASALALFVITFVVNAAARMIAAKGVKR
- the pstB gene encoding phosphate ABC transporter ATP-binding protein PstB, encoding MAKRIEVKDLNIYYGSFHAVESVNLTVEPRTVTAFIGPSGCGKSTVLRTLNRMHEVIPGAYCTGKVELDGVDLYGKGVDPVAVRRNIGMVFQRANPFPAMSIRDNVVAGLKLNGVRDNKLLDEACEKSLRGANLWDEVKDRLERSGASLSGGQQQRLCIARAIAVEPEVILMDEPCSALDPISTLAIEDLIGELKERFTVVIVTHNMQQAARVSDQTAFFNLKAQGEPGRLVEIDSTDKIFSNPKEKATEDYISGRFG
- a CDS encoding SDR family NAD(P)-dependent oxidoreductase, which gives rise to MTDKDATRDERPWALVSGASGGLGQAFSRHLASCGVNLVLTGRRQDVLDELAATLTTRFGIRTIVHPCDIASASERLALVEDIAARGIVIDTLINNAGFGAVGRVAETDPVHQTSQVQVNCEAVVHLCGLLLPGMIAAKQGSIINVASTAAFQPIPQFATYGASKSFVLSFTRALWSETNGTGVRVTAICPGPTETGFFDVAGVPKMGAGMRRQPDDVVRTAFDALAHHRPYAIDGFINRTVARLAPHLPPRLVMNEAEKYLKV
- a CDS encoding ABC transporter substrate-binding protein — its product is MSCNEKLTFTDVPKRVIMLGDTDASTMAALGVLDHVIGRAGQIKDSAFDADSLAKIKAIPQIASQELDTGGAKVSTETILDQRADLVIGYDTGVDRAALRKAGVKMYSPDALCTDKAPASPATFSLVTQEVTKIANIFNVSDKAKEVNKNLDGDIKKIESQAGSGAKDGAAALYITPGSTEFYTYGSSSMVQPILEANGLKNLYSDNSTRVFDASMEDVLHKNPKWIVLLAGDGDASKVEPTFLGFKGAKELDAVKNGRVVVLPFSLTDPPSPSSITGAKKLHELVEKK
- a CDS encoding ABC transporter ATP-binding protein, with translation MITASDLVIRRGQRVVLDGVDLSADQGVTIGVVGPNGAGKSTLLSALYHNVTIASGHVTVSDHDLSAMSRREIAREIAVVSQIPDQALPLTVRDTVALGRLPHRSLMGYGDAADREIVEDALTRTDLTNLAERLVTQLSGGERQRVLVARAIAQQAGHLLLDEPTNHLDIGHQFALLDLVKTIDATTVIVLHDLNLAARACDQLILLDEGRLVASGPCEEVLQPDLLSRIYRVDVDRISHNGHIHLLFNPPR